TCCACTAAACTGCATCGTCTCGTCCGCAGTTCTACGGACGCATCCCTAAACGTTCCGTGCAGCATTTTTTGAAAATCTCCGGAAAACGCTGTCAATTGGTGGTAGACCAGGCTCTTCTGAACACGTAATCCAAACAGCGCAGCACGTGGTCTGGGACCTACCATTAATTGTTAAAATCAGCTATAAATCACTGACTGTTTCCTCgacaaaaatttggcagatcctgcgtatagtgagaatcgatgatacgcgaagcatgaattaggaaggttgacatgtcacttgaaaatcggcacaacgttaggaggcagacgtaaattatgtcgtacatggcgtccatgtcattattattatgtttgggcgtgtcattaactttcgtcgtctattcacgcgcCACGTGACACAaaatttggtgcatgtggagAGAGCATACAAACGTAAatggcgagatagatagataaatagatagatagatagatagatagatagatagatagatagatagatagatagatagatagatagatagatagatagatagatagatagatagatagatagatagatagataggaaggagagagaaagaaccTAAAGGTGTAACTacctgtaactccgctcgtacttcAGGAATTCTAAAAATTTTTCCGGCAGTTGATTCATGAGGCAGCTAACGTCTTTAGTAAAGTCATTCGATGATTACTTGACTAAGAGTTGCCGGGCGCTGTAGCCGTCATCCAAGTGAGCTGACGTCAGTGCAAGCCTACTGGGTAGTTGCAGCAGTATGCCCCATAAAAGGGTGCACATGTAAATCCATAGATGGACGCCCTGTAAACTATATCGTAGCCTCAAATCTACTACCACATTGAGGCACTGTTGACACATTTTTCTACGTGATTCGTTCGTACCAGCTGGGACTAGTGGTGAGAAGTAAAGTGAACTGTGCGGTACAAAGGCATGAATAGCCCCACTTTGCCATGCATTGCAAGATGCGCTGAGTAGTTAAAAGGGTATACATACTTGTGAAGAGTTCCGCATCACTGTGAATGCCGCATTATTCACATGCCTGGCGATTCATTATTATTAGAGCGAATAGTATACGCTTATGACCAACTTTAAAGATTCCGTACTTTATTAAAGGCGTCTTGATATTGCCGGATATTCCAGCCAGGAGGGCTACGTCTGCAGCCGACATGCTCCTCCTGTCACGCCCGACGTTATTAAGCTGTAAGAAGGCTATTTGCTCGAATCACAGCAGGTTCAGGACGTACTTTCAAAGATAAACCATTTGCAAGGAATAATACTTCTGGTATACGCACACGGCCATCTACACGTCATGGAAAGGGAATGCCGATACTGCCAGCTTTTGAGGAAGGGGTCATATCAGTCCCGAAACTTCAGCTTCTCATAAAAAATGTGGCTCGGCCCCCATCGAAAATGACGATATGTTTTGacccaggcaagtgttcacattCAAAGATAACACTGCGTGAAAAGTCACCAACGCAGTCTTTATCAAAGAATTCAGACAGGTTCGTTTCAAGGCCACCATGTCTTATATGTGGGTGAGAAGTTATTTATTTTACTGCGCATTTTGAGGTTTTCCTTGCCTTGTAATGACGCATTGCTTTTTTGCATTCTTCGTAATAAAACACTTGTTATTAGGTCATGCTCATGCCATGTTCTGGCATATATATTCCTTGTTCTTTGCATATTTCTGCCTAGATATGAAAGTCACTTATGACATTCAGCACTCAATACTTCTAACATCATCCTGGTACTCATAGAGGTAATTTTCCTCTATTTTTTGGCTTCGAATGTTTCTGGTCGCTCAGTGCAGCTGTCTGCATGCATCGTCTCTGAAGACGTCTTCCAGTCAAGTTCTCTGTATCTGTATTGGATCTATGCTCAGTAAGAGGGCTTCAATTTTCCCTAAAACCAATTAAATATACAGCCTACTCCGGATCTTTACTGGTCACTAGCTTGCCTCTTGCACCACTTGTACATGCAGTACTCACAGAACGTGTTTGTACTAATCAGCTGACTCCGGCTTTCGCTGCACAACCACTGGATGTGCAAGGGGCATAGAAGAAACGGTAATTCGTTAGTTGTCATGCGGTTATACTGAACATCCACTGACTTTGTGGTATTACGCTGGATCTGCAGTACTTACAAGCATACCTCAAGCTTTGCTTTAGGGGTAAGGTAGGGTGAATGATATATTTCAGTTTTAGCGTGATATCTCAGAAACAGCTGCAAGTATTTCCATGAAATTTTACGTGCTCACAAAAATTCTACTATGTATCAAGTGACACCCTTTTTGTTAGCCTAGGTTGCTTGGCTTTCCGATAGCCCACTCCCAAATTTTAAAGGAGGTTCACTTATTAGGTGTACCTTTTTTCTGCAATTATCGAAAGCAATGTAACCTTATTCGATCGTGTTGTTGTAGAGACTCGCGAGATATATCTGAAATAAGAAAATAGTATAATTTTAAGAAGTTTTTGTGAAAAAATGACTGTTTGCACAACGCCAAGGCCGGTAGGTATTGTGTAATTTTTTCCAGCTCCATGTTTTATGAAATCGGCACTTTTTTTAGTTCAAATTGTTTCTAAAGTAATTTGGCTCACGCATACAAAGTTTCATCGAAATCAATTCAATACATTTTGAGAAAAGGCACATTGAAGTTCCAAAATGTACACAAAACGCAATTTGAAGAAAACGTATTTTTTGTGCTCATACTGCTTACGACAGAGGGCGCGTGGGTGCACTTGTGTGACATTTAAACCGCTTGGAGCGGCCGATCGACGTCGGGCTTCGACAGGTTTCTTCCTCAGGATACAGTGAATTTTTTGGTGTCAAAATCGCTAATTCGATACTTGCGGGGGTTTACCCTACCATACCCCCTTATTGTCTATTGAATCTGTGGAATGCACGAGACTTCTAGTACAGCTTAGGTGACTTGAAGTTTTGCTGCATGCTCACCTGTTCTGCAGCATGAGCTTAGTCTGCGGTGATCATTAGCTGATCGAAGTTTTTGTTGGATGCCCAAAGAATATATGTAGTGCCCGTTAGCTGAATTTGGTTCCGCTGATTGCCCACTATATCTGCAGCATGCATCTTTATGTATGTCCCTGCACCGCATTTGCTGTATTCATTAGCCTACCTCGGTTACAGCAGTATGTGTACTGGAGGCTACAAAATGTACCGCATTTGGGACACTTCCCACTTGACAAGAGGTTCTGCTGGGCCCGTAATGAAAACTAAGCATTAGTGGATATGATGGTGCAATGATTATACATCAATAATCATGGGATCTCTTGTTGTGTCTCTTGCTTACTGGATCGACAGTATGCACTTCATCAGTATTTTTGCAATATATCTTGAGTAATCATTGACACGTACCTCTGGGCTTGCTGGATACCCACTACGTCTGAGGTACACGGTATAGTCTGAAGTTTTTGCAGTTTGATAACATAGCTAACCACACACCAGTCCAGTAGCTACAGCTATGTCGCAGGATTGAGAAATAAGCATATTCTGATTGAACTAAGTCATTATAATAAACGTGGTAATTGTGACTGTGCCACGCTGGAGATGAGTCATTCACATATGTTCGAGCGAATATTTCTAACGGGATCACCTGCCGAAAGAAAGCTGTGGTCGTTCCGCACAAATGAAAGCACAAGTACTAATATCTTGACAAAAACAAAATGCACTTGTAAGTTTGTTTGCTTTCTATGCTTAGTAGCCTTCATTATATGCTATTAAATGTGTACAATAGCCATCGTAAATAGTGAACAATAAAAATATGTGCCTTCTCCTCGTTATGTTAcaatatgtgttttttttttattattctcgcTTCTAAAGCACAGCAGGACAGCCCATAAATATCAAACACAAAGTCCACGAACTGTTTACTTCTTAGTTTTTTTATTACTAGCGTCATTTGAACAAGTCCAAAAACAAGTCCACGAGCACGCAGCCTCAGCAAAGTGCAGTTTTGTTTAGTTAATATTCTTAGCagcaaaaaaaacattacatCGTTCTTATGGACGAAGTTTCTGGAGATGTGTTCCAAGCTTGTGTAGTTGCTTCCAGTGTTCGTTAGGCTGCTGGCAGTGGTGGCATTGGAAGGGCCTGGTTCACATATTCCCCCAGTGTTATCCGATTTGCTTTCGCTTATCGGAGGATTGTTAATCAGCTGCGTCTTCTCAAATATCTACGGCGCTTGCTGTACTTGACACGCAGTATAAATTTGAGCTCACTGAGTGAGCTCTATATCTTATAAAACAACACTTATAATGACACTCGTTTCGAAACGATTCCATGTCCCGAAAAATTTGCAGTCTCGAGAGAATCTCACATCCTCTTGCGAGATCTTGAGCACACGTTTGACGCGAAGCCACGATCAGGACCAGGCGTGTGCACACTGCTGTGAAACACCCGTCGTAATGAAGAAACCTGCTCCGGCGACGCACATTCCCTCGTTGCAAAGTGGGACTCGTTGCAAGTACCTGCCAAGCTTCTTTATTTCCCGGCTATACGGTCCTGCTTAACATTTTATGCTCAGTTCATCACGTTTTTCCCGAAAGTAACCTGAAGTATTCCGGCAGCGCTTCTATATAATTCACACTCACGCTCAAGGAGTGTCCCACAGAAGCCTGAAACCACTGCCTTCTCTCCTTTCTCTTCTTCCCTTTGAAAGAAGAATCACCAGTATCTTCCAAGTCCTgttttcattgtattcatggacCTCTGCTCAGTGGCGGTTCTGACTCTGCATGTCACTCCATGCCACGTCTCACGCGCTGGCTCTAGGCTGAGTGACCGTTCAGGAGGTGCGCCGCTCTACACGACTTGTACAAATGTGAGGTTGTACAGTTGAGAGCGGCGTTGTATGTAGGGCTGCGGCTGTCACTGGAAGCTGTCGTTGTCGTGTAAACGTCGTCTCATGAGCGGTTGGCATCTGTGTAGACTGGTTCGCTCTGCGTCGCGAACAAGCGACTGGTTGCGAATCGCCGATCGGTTTCTTTCTCACAGAGGCAGAGGTCTACGTGTCGACGGCTCAACAAAGCTGTGCCTGTAGTCCCTGCTCTTCTTCTGGTTGTGTTGCCTCGAGGGTTCTggctgttgctgctgtggctgatGGTGTGGCTGGTACGTCCTTGACTCGGGAAGTACCATCTGCCTAGACGACGCCGACTGCCGGTGGCCAGGTGGGTGTTGCTGCTGTTGCGAAAACGGCCTCTGCTGGTGTGGCACTTGTCCGTTGCGGTATGGCTGCGGCGTCTGGGCCTGGCGTTGTGGCGTATGTGGCTGGCGGTGCTTCTGAGGCAGTGCACCGAAAACCGCTGCTGGAGGGGCTGAGGCGGCCGGGAAGGAGACTGGTCGCCGGTTTCTGCGCTGCTCCCGCTGACGATGTGGTTCGGCGGGCCACTCATCATCAGATGACGAGTCGAGCTCACGGGGCAGAAGCTCGTCGGAGCCGATACCGCTGCTTGACTTGGAGCCACCCTCGGGCCTGGTTGAAGACCTCTTGCATACTGTCCCATAGTCCTTGGGAGGCAGCAGAAGCGGGCCGCGGTCGGGGTTGCTCAGTTTCTCGCGTAGTTCGGCGGCCAGAGACGCGTACAGGCTCGCCATCCGGTCACTGGATGTGGCTGAGCCTACCGATGCCGCGCCGTGGACCGCAGGAGGCAGAACTGCGGCGGGCCTTCGGGGTGGCGACGTGGCGAGgccctcttcttcctcctcctcggaGACGTCGCTGCGGTCCTCGGAACCGTCTTCGGTCCTTCCGTCGGAGGGCATACGTGGAGGACCcgaatggtggtggtgatggAACGAGTGCTCGCGCAGCAATCCCTTGGCTGCCAGCCGATGTTCAATCTCACGGAACTTGGTTTGGTTGTCGGGCCGCTCGAcgagctgctgcagctgctggcGCAGCATGGTGGCCGTCTCGGGAGAATCACAGCGATAGACGTGCACGTGCACGGGGCACCTGGTGACCGGGTTGTAGAGCAGCAAGATGCAGCACACCAGGTCACCATCCTGGTGCACACACGTGACTGAGTGCTGTGGGATCAGGTGCTTCACCTGCTCCATCTTGCCTCGAACGCCACGAGCGATGTTCTGCACCATCTTGATGCCTTTACCGCTGACCTGTAGTGTACAAAAAATGAATAATACGCACGTATAATTAACAGCGGTCGGAATACAAGCTGCGTTTTCCGTTATGACAAGTGCGATACGGCTTCAACCACGCATCGCGGAGTATAGTACGTCATCTTCGTCAGGCATTTTATTACGCAGCTCAGGGTCTACACCAATATGAAGTGGTGAAGTCACGTGAGCTTCTTCGAGCAACCCTTCACTTACGGCAAGTGAAATCAACACAAAAAGAGGGTTGTAGCACAAAGTTCTCTAGTCTGCTTGACATCGGTTTCAGTCGTTGGACCAGATCTCTACTTTTTTCGTAAATGTTCAACAAAATTGTTCTAATTTCCCGTGTACCGATGAACACGCAGATATGAGTCTCATTGTAACAGCGCCCCAGAGAGGAAGAGATGTTACAAACACCGTAACAACCTGCTCGCATTATATTTTCGCTAGTATTTAATAAGAAATGATTCCATTACAAAGAGCCTAGAAACTTTTTATGGCCACTTTTAAAATCAGAAGCAAACAACGCGAACACAGCGCAGCAAAAAAATAGCTCTCAAGAGCCTTGCCATACATTCAGCCTCCACTGTGGTCACCCATACAGCTACCGTCGAGGAATATTTTCATGAGCTGCTTTAATTCATAACGGATGCCGTATGTTGGAATGATGTCGTGCTATCTGCGCTATTCTTtacgaaaggaaaagaaaactagCCCGGCTACGGGTATCACTTGGTTGAAGAACCTTTTTATACAGAAGAGCTATTTTCCTACTTTCAGAGCCCTAAATGTATCGTATGCACACATCTCGACTTCATCGTATACGAACAGGTTATCATTCCTAATATTCGAATATATCTATTACCCGTCACTATATATTATGCACGGAAAGCAGCCTTTTCACGAATATCCTAAATGTCTGAACAAAACTTTTGAAGGGTGTCACGTCTCGGGTAGTCGGCTGTGTTGTCGAAAAGTAGCAGAATTGCGAGCACACATCGAAAATGGATATTAAAGTAAAACAATAAATTAGTTTTGACCAATAGATTATACTCGAAAAGCTCAAATACCGGCAATTTCTTTGCGATAAGTTCATCAATAGATTAGAAAATAATTGTAATGAATGTCAAAGGTCCCACTTTTTCAGTTTCCTGCCGTAATTTCTGTTGGAATCATGAATAACTCTTTTTTATACTATGGTCATAGTGCTCAACTAAACTTTCAGAAACTTGGTATGTCAAGTCTCTCGGATGACAAGTGATCATGCAGgggcctggggggggggggagaggacaCTGAAATGTTTCCAGGCCACTATCTCTTGTATTGCTGTGGGAACATGGCCTGTGATCTTTTGACCCACCCTGTACTTTCATTTTATCGCTGTAGAACTAGGTAGACGCAAACAGACAGTATCATAATTTATGACGTGATGGTTGCGGGAACTTCACGTTGGCGTCACCACACGCAtttttgcgcgtttttttttgcttaccaagCGTTTTCGCACCGCATGCATGTGATTCGTGGTATCTTGACAGAGAAATTTACAAATGCGACAAAAAACCGTTTTTTGTGTTTAGTTCTCGTGCAAGGTATATACGACGCGGCTCACCTGTAGAGTTACCTTGGGCGGCTCGACTTCCCGTTCCCGTTCCAGCAAGAACCGCAGCACGGGTCCGATGTACTCCAGTCCTCGGAGACCGCGGGACTCCTTGGCCCCCAGGAACCACACGTAGTACGACTGCTTCTTCATCTCTTTGGCGCCCTTACGGAACGCCATGGCACTACACCACGAGGTGACTGACGCGTCCTAGAAGAGTCTTAGCCCGTGGGGGGACACTGAACGTCGCAAGGAGCAAGCACAAGCCCATCAGGGCTTCATGATCCTCTCCGCTTTGACGCCTTAGTGCAACGGCACAAGTTGACAACGGCCGCTGCGTGCGAGCTCTCGTGGAAGTTTCTGTTGGTCTTTCACGCCTCGACGATGGTCAGTCCGGTTCGATGCCCACAGCTCAACCTGCAATCAGAAAAGAGAGGATTTCTATTGTAGGCCAATGGGTTGATGGACCacgcaaaaagaaacaaaagttgcTCAACGCCCCTGAGAAGACGCTTCTAGCCCCTTTTCTCCACGCTTGCACGAACTGGTGTCACAAATTATAGACACGTATGGCGTGGCGTCGAAGGGTCGAAAGGCTGCGACACGCTGGGATGGGTCAATCCGTATAGACCAcccatttctttttttcgtcttttgagCACACTTAAGCGTGCATCGTGCACTCTTTACAAAGGGGTTGACGCATCAGCATCGTGTCTGACATTTCGGCCGTGCGCGAAGATTAAAAGGCGCGAATTTGATACATTGAGGCATTGGGTGGCGTGCCTTGATTATAGGACGTGGACAAGGGAATATGCGCACGCATCGAGCCGAAATGTAGGACATGTATTCCTCCAGTCGTTCGGCGGCCACACTTCATCGCACACGGAAACTCTGACACGTCTTGAAACACAACTGCCATGAAAATGCCATCTATGATGAACGTCCACGCACTTTAGCGAAAAGGGGCGGTCGTTTATCCTGCATAGCGGTTTGGAACCTGCCCTCCTTTATCGCGAAGTGCTGTAACAAAGAGAGTTAGAGTTGGAGGGAAGGAAATGATGAGATGTGAACCCCGTGTGCATTTGGTTTATACACCACAATGAGGACACCACAACTCTACCAAAATAGAAAGGAGGTAGCTATAGCTCTATAGATACTTTTAGTTCCACACCCACTCCATCAAGAATTGATGGGACATGTTGACATGAGTGAAGTAGTTAGTTTAAAGCAATACAATGTGGCCAGTGGTTAGGCGCAAGCACTAGCGGTACATAGGTACTTGCACCGAAGCACATATGCAGTGACTTCTAAGAAATTCTAAAGGAAATTTTAAAGTATCTAAACACGGAATTTGAccaatgccgttttttggcgattcCACTGTTGTCAAGCTTTATATCAAAAGTTCGTAAGTTTTCGTCAGCTGGTTAGGTTTCTCATTTTTGTGACACCATCGCAGAGACGATTTCTTTACTTCACAATTTTTTACCATCGGCCGCTGCGTTTGTAGCGACCACCTGATCATCTGATCGGTGAACACATAACCCGAGTACCCTTGGTCTGCGATCAGATGTGCTGCGGATATGCGAGCGCAGGTCGTACTACATAAAGCCACAAACTTAGCGATTTCTTGCCGCAGCGCTGCAAACCCATGTTTCCTAGTGATGTATCGTTTTTACATTGATGTACATTCAACAGCAAAACTTTGCGGGCTGTGCAGCGCGTGGAGAGTGGCGGAAAACTGCATTGCTGCTCCGTCTACCATGCCGCGGAATGATGTCGAGGCTACCGTACGCGGCCTCGGTGATTAGCAACGGCACGTTTAGACAACGCGCCACTGCTGGATCTAATCTCAGAAGCCATCGCCGATAACCTCGACACAATGGTGCACGTCATGGTAGGTGGCGCAGCAGTGCAGTTTTCCACCGCTCCGCCACGCGCTGCACGTCCCGCAATCTTTTGCTGCCGATTGTACCTATTCGTTCTTATTTTGTTTTAAGTTTGTATGTAGGTGTAACTGTCACTGTGCTATCGTGGGCCCTTGTAATAAACGTGACAGGCTCATAAAGCTAGTGGAAGACAGCTTTGATTCACCGCTGCTCTGTTGGTTTGGAAAAGGGACAAAAATAAAATGTATTATTTGAACTGCAAAACTTTTTATCAAAATATAGTGACAAAGTGACATACAACATCTTGGAAGCCATAAGCATTGACCGGTGCGGTGAATCGTGCATCAGTGCATCATCAGTACAACTAAGAGAAAACAAAAAGGTACACGCACAACAACGATTAATCAGGAAGTTAAATGAATAATTTGAGAGAACTGCACAAAATTATCAAGGGCCATAAAAATGTGTAAAACAACAATTTTTGAGTTGCTATAGCCCGAAGGCATCTCTTCTATCTTCCTTCGTCTTCGTCGGTACGTATGGCGGGTAATCCTCTTCACAAGAAACTTCAGTGTGCGCAAATAACGGGCTGAGAGAATAATCCGCTCCTTACCACATCGCGTCCCACCCCATATAGCTTGCTGCTGTTTGCACAGAATCGTTAATGCAATTCGCAAGTTTTACGTCCGAGCAGACACCACCGTTTGAAGTGATATTTACGACAAAGTTCAGCGCGCTAGGTACGGTAGTCAAGAAGGTGAACCAGATCGTACTCTGGGTATCGCACGTTCTAGCAGAACTGATTTAGGATGGACAGGAAGAAGCGTTATCAGCGACACGCTCCGTTCAGTGGATCGAGTTCGACACTGTGCTATTAGGAAAAGCACGCGGGCGTGTCCGAGTATACGCACCAACCCACGCCGTACACTACAGAATCAGCGCCATGCCAGACGGGCTATATCGCTCCAGAGACCTCACCTGCGCCGGATCTATAGAGCATCCGGCCACGCAAGCTGTCGCATCTGGAATCCGGCTCAACGTTATCGGGAGCGAAGGCCGACGtgtctccccctcccccctctttttttcttcttgttcgattctttctctccctttcgtGGCTTGTCTAACGGTATGCCGTGGCCGTTCGGCAGGAGAAGGAAGCCTTCCGATCCAGCCTCCTACATAACTTCTTACTGTCAGGCGTGCCGACGCCAGGCATTGCGGGGTACGCTTCGTTACGCCGGTCGCGCTCGCCGCCGACAACGACGTCTTGCAGACGGCGCCGGTCTGCTCTTCTTCGGCGGTCATGGCCGAATGAACCCGATGCTAACGTCCCACGGAAGAACTCGACGCGGACTGTCCTAGGAACGTCCCATATACGTACGTGTACGAAACagcagccgtttcgataatacCATCCGCGTGCCTCGGGTGCCGGGGACTCCAGATAATCGTTGCAGAATGAACTTTAATTAAAATGGATGCCGATAAATAAGTGGCACGCACAAAAAGGCACAGACGTTGTGCAGGAAACGAGAATCCATAGGGACATCATTGATAACGCCACAGATTATTATGTCATGCATTACGCAAGTCTAGACGTTTTCTTTGCAATTGTTTACGTAGTTTTGGTTGCGTAAGGCAGCTCACAGGTGCGCAAATAATCGCGCGAGGGTATATTATCACACGTTCGTCTGCTTATATTTAGGGCACAAGCTGTGAGAGGTTCCCAAAAtattaatcaagtaagccacccGTACGCGCACGTAAAAAAAAGAAGGGTTCGCACGTTTTATTTCATCAGATTGTCGCCTGCAATGCGCGGAATTCGGAAACACCGTGATAACGGAGGCCAATCATGGGTACAAAAAGGGGCAAGACGTCCCTTAAGCGAATCAAAATGAATATTGTCCCATCCCTACATTTCGTTTCATAATATACCAGGTGTACGCCCACACAGGGATATGAACGAGCCTAAAATCAAAGGCAGCGTGGTGAGCATGAGACGTTAGTCAATCTGGCTTCTTATTGATCAGATCACGCTCAGCGTCACGCTATTCACTGAATTAAAATAAGGAAGCGTGCTTGAAAAATTGCCACGTTGACCTGACGAAAATCACACTATTAGACTGTCCAGACTGTTTGAAATGTTAAAATGCATCATGCACGGTGTACGAAATATTGAGTATAAGTAATATATATACGTAGTTTAGCAGATACACATTGTGGTATGTGTAAGTTACGTAATATAGCACGTACGTTATTGAATACGTGAGTACTGTGT
The sequence above is drawn from the Rhipicephalus microplus isolate Deutch F79 chromosome 3, USDA_Rmic, whole genome shotgun sequence genome and encodes:
- the LOC119169876 gene encoding uncharacterized protein LOC119169876 encodes the protein MAFRKGAKEMKKQSYYVWFLGAKESRGLRGLEYIGPVLRFLLEREREVEPPKVTLQVSGKGIKMVQNIARGVRGKMEQVKHLIPQHSVTCVHQDGDLVCCILLLYNPVTRCPVHVHVYRCDSPETATMLRQQLQQLVERPDNQTKFREIEHRLAAKGLLREHSFHHHHHSGPPRMPSDGRTEDGSEDRSDVSEEEEEEGLATSPPRRPAAVLPPAVHGAASVGSATSSDRMASLYASLAAELREKLSNPDRGPLLLPPKDYGTVCKRSSTRPEGGSKSSSGIGSDELLPRELDSSSDDEWPAEPHRQREQRRNRRPVSFPAASAPPAAVFGALPQKHRQPHTPQRQAQTPQPYRNGQVPHQQRPFSQQQQHPPGHRQSASSRQMVLPESRTYQPHHQPQQQQPEPSRQHNQKKSRDYRHSFVEPSTRRPLPL